The following coding sequences are from one Salinicoccus sp. Bachu38 window:
- a CDS encoding DUF1798 family protein, translated as MSRKASFESLRALLDEVDRRYDKARSGYEFDFASEVEPFLEENKELVDAIGEIGTDFRFNPPTREKVVEEFMELLMACHAGRFSLKLYREKYKFINMWLSHAHREGLFG; from the coding sequence TTGTCAAGAAAGGCATCTTTTGAAAGCCTGCGGGCGCTGCTCGATGAAGTCGACCGCAGATATGATAAGGCAAGGTCGGGATATGAATTTGATTTTGCGAGCGAAGTCGAACCGTTCCTCGAGGAGAACAAGGAACTCGTCGATGCCATCGGCGAGATCGGCACCGACTTCAGGTTCAATCCGCCGACGCGGGAGAAGGTCGTCGAGGAGTTCATGGAACTCCTGATGGCCTGCCATGCAGGACGGTTCAGCCTGAAGCTGTACCGGGAGAAGTACAAGTTCATCAACATGTGGCTTTCACATGCACACAGGGAGGGGCTGTTCGGATGA
- a CDS encoding DnaD domain-containing protein, producing the protein MFEEYIRYMNIPVNKVLLDCYSTLELDESGFVVLVKLMDIHHRSSQLPEFSHLAKGTTMSEAKIAGLIQELIQKELLEVETIREDGKYIERFNLEPLYRKLSRLLESTEPEKAEPSEIRSLFEYVEGLYGRVISPNEFERINSWLEDSKYSPQVIRDAVDLAYQNQITSLQYVERILNQTGREEPAEKADRMPVRSWLEGEDVFDQ; encoded by the coding sequence ATGTTTGAAGAATATATAAGATATATGAATATACCAGTGAACAAAGTGCTGCTGGACTGCTATTCCACATTGGAGCTTGATGAATCCGGCTTCGTCGTCCTCGTCAAGCTGATGGACATCCACCACAGGTCCTCACAGCTCCCGGAATTTTCACACCTGGCCAAAGGGACGACGATGTCTGAAGCCAAGATAGCGGGACTGATACAGGAACTGATACAGAAGGAGCTGCTCGAGGTGGAGACCATCAGGGAAGATGGCAAATATATCGAGCGTTTCAATCTGGAACCCCTCTACAGGAAGCTCTCCCGTCTTCTGGAGTCGACGGAACCTGAAAAGGCGGAGCCGTCGGAAATCAGATCCCTGTTCGAATATGTCGAAGGATTGTACGGACGGGTCATCAGTCCGAATGAATTCGAAAGGATCAACAGCTGGCTGGAAGATTCCAAGTACAGTCCGCAAGTCATCAGGGATGCCGTCGATCTGGCGTACCAGAACCAGATCACTTCGCTCCAGTATGTCGAACGCATCCTTAACCAGACGGGCAGGGAAGAACCGGCTGAAAAAGCGGACCGGATGCCTGTACGTTCATGGCTGGAAGGAGAAGATGTTTTTGATCAGTAA
- a CDS encoding pyridoxal phosphate-dependent aminotransferase translates to MQLSQRIKNITPSQTLAITAKSRELKAQGVDVISLSAGEPDFNTPDEIIEKTYEALKAGQTKYTSASGITELKEAIVEKMKRDNSLDYDVSEIFVGTGAKHVLYNLFQATLDPGDEVLIPTPYWVSYTEQVKLAEGKPVIMETDESTSFKITPEIIERHVTDRTRMLLLNSPSNPSGMVYTEAELKNLADYLEQTDIVVVADEIYETLVYDHPHISIATFSDKMKRNTLIVNGVSKSHSMTGWRIGYVCGDSDVIKGMTALTSHSTSNPATPSQWAAVAAYNMDSAYLKEYNRTFNERRDRAYEKLMEIPYIDCIKPEGAFYLFPNFAECARKCSFGSVDEFVSAVLEEVHVAAVPGSGFGSPDNIRLSYSLSIEDMTEALDRIKKFVEQHTKGV, encoded by the coding sequence ATGCAACTCTCTCAACGCATCAAAAACATTACTCCCAGCCAGACATTGGCCATTACAGCCAAATCCAGGGAACTGAAGGCCCAAGGGGTTGACGTCATCAGCCTCAGTGCTGGAGAGCCGGATTTCAATACACCTGATGAAATCATAGAAAAGACCTATGAAGCCCTCAAGGCCGGCCAGACGAAATATACATCGGCTTCAGGCATCACGGAGCTGAAGGAAGCCATCGTTGAAAAGATGAAACGGGACAACAGCCTGGATTATGATGTATCGGAAATCTTTGTCGGTACCGGTGCCAAGCATGTGCTGTACAACCTCTTCCAGGCGACACTCGATCCGGGAGATGAAGTGCTCATCCCGACCCCCTACTGGGTAAGCTACACGGAACAGGTGAAGCTCGCAGAAGGCAAACCGGTCATCATGGAGACGGATGAATCGACTTCATTCAAGATCACTCCGGAAATCATCGAGCGCCATGTGACGGACAGGACGCGCATGCTCCTGCTGAATTCCCCGAGCAACCCAAGCGGGATGGTCTATACGGAAGCGGAGCTGAAAAACCTCGCAGACTACCTTGAACAGACGGATATCGTAGTGGTCGCGGATGAGATCTATGAAACACTCGTCTATGACCATCCGCATATCTCCATCGCAACCTTCAGTGACAAGATGAAAAGGAACACACTCATCGTAAATGGCGTCAGCAAGTCCCATTCAATGACCGGTTGGCGCATCGGCTACGTGTGCGGTGACAGCGATGTCATCAAGGGCATGACCGCACTGACCAGCCACTCGACATCCAATCCGGCGACACCGTCCCAATGGGCGGCGGTGGCTGCCTACAACATGGACAGCGCATACCTCAAAGAGTACAACCGGACTTTCAATGAAAGAAGGGACAGGGCATACGAGAAGCTGATGGAAATTCCATACATCGACTGCATCAAGCCGGAAGGCGCCTTCTACCTGTTCCCAAATTTTGCCGAGTGCGCCAGAAAGTGCAGCTTTGGAAGTGTCGATGAATTTGTTTCAGCTGTCCTGGAGGAAGTCCATGTGGCAGCAGTGCCCGGCTCCGGTTTCGGTTCTCCGGACAACATCAGGCTCAGCTATTCCCTCAGCATCGAAGATATGACGGAAGCATTGGACCGTATCAAGAAATTTGTAGAACAACATACCAAAGGAGTTTGA
- a CDS encoding THUMP domain-containing class I SAM-dependent RNA methyltransferase produces the protein MEFKLLANTPMGIERVVADEIEALGYETKLENGRVYFEGDEAAIIRTNLMMRTADRIRIIIGDFSVETFDELFEKTKALPWSDILGPAAAFPVTGRSHKSTLYSVPDVQRIVKKAIVEHLKDAFSIRTKLPETGPRYKVDISILKDRAVLTIDTSGDALHKRGYRTGQGEAPIKETLAATMLKLANYDGSNTLLDPFAGSGTIAIEAAMMALNIAPGSNRTFDAEKWDIIPEEEWKHTRMALEEAAHYDRDVRILASDIDPEMIRIARDNALEVGLLDNIQFETRDIHDLELEERNVQIVTNPPYGERIGEAKAVEEMYRKIGEMMAKDPTLSVYLMTSNKMFEHIVGKKATKRRKLFNGYIETTYFQYWGKRGE, from the coding sequence ATGGAGTTCAAATTGCTGGCAAACACACCAATGGGAATAGAGAGGGTCGTTGCGGATGAAATCGAGGCGCTCGGCTACGAAACGAAACTGGAGAATGGCCGCGTGTACTTCGAGGGGGATGAGGCGGCCATCATACGGACGAACCTGATGATGCGGACCGCCGACCGCATACGCATCATCATCGGCGACTTCAGCGTGGAGACCTTTGACGAGCTGTTCGAGAAGACGAAGGCGCTGCCATGGTCGGATATACTCGGACCTGCCGCAGCTTTCCCCGTCACCGGACGCTCCCACAAGTCGACGCTCTACAGCGTCCCCGACGTCCAGAGGATCGTCAAGAAGGCCATCGTCGAACATCTGAAGGATGCATTCAGCATCAGGACCAAGCTGCCGGAGACCGGCCCGCGCTACAAGGTCGACATCTCCATACTCAAAGACCGTGCCGTACTCACCATTGACACGAGCGGGGACGCCCTCCACAAGCGCGGCTACCGGACGGGACAGGGCGAGGCGCCGATCAAGGAGACGCTCGCTGCAACCATGCTCAAGCTTGCCAACTATGACGGCTCGAATACCCTGCTCGACCCATTCGCCGGTTCCGGGACCATCGCGATCGAAGCAGCCATGATGGCACTGAACATCGCACCAGGTTCAAACCGGACATTCGATGCAGAGAAATGGGACATCATCCCGGAAGAGGAATGGAAGCACACGCGGATGGCACTCGAAGAGGCGGCCCACTACGACAGGGATGTACGCATCCTGGCATCCGACATCGATCCGGAAATGATCCGCATTGCCAGGGACAACGCACTGGAGGTGGGGCTGCTTGATAACATCCAGTTCGAAACAAGGGACATCCATGACCTTGAACTGGAGGAAAGGAATGTCCAGATCGTCACCAATCCGCCATACGGGGAACGTATCGGGGAAGCCAAGGCGGTGGAGGAGATGTACCGCAAGATCGGTGAAATGATGGCGAAGGATCCGACACTGAGCGTCTATCTCATGACATCGAACAAGATGTTCGAACATATCGTCGGGAAGAAGGCGACGAAACGCCGCAAGCTGTTCAACGGCTATATCGAAACGACATACTTCCAATACTGGGGAAAACGGGGGGAATGA
- a CDS encoding YpoC family protein, translating into MTIEEMYQKLLEEARNPDPALYDAYRSAIVSHIDEVLGDMPGEAHAEVLPFNFRERMDYILSRPYQYHSIIQLKALHDEFIKKSASYRIRKSR; encoded by the coding sequence ATGACGATTGAAGAGATGTACCAGAAGCTTCTTGAAGAGGCCAGGAACCCGGACCCGGCACTGTATGATGCCTACCGGTCCGCCATAGTCTCCCATATCGACGAAGTGCTTGGCGATATGCCAGGGGAGGCACATGCCGAGGTGCTTCCCTTCAACTTCAGGGAGCGCATGGACTATATCCTCTCCCGGCCATACCAGTACCACAGCATCATCCAGCTGAAGGCTCTCCACGACGAATTCATCAAGAAGTCGGCCTCCTACCGGATAAGAAAGAGCAGATAG
- the recU gene encoding Holliday junction resolvase RecU: MKYPKGIKPQPKGSARRTRTLDGKVKYGSRGMTLEKDLDQTNAYYLETGRAVIHKKPTPVQIVNVDYPSRRKAKIDEAYFKVPSTSDYNGIYRGRYIDFEAKETRNDKRFPFINIHEHQVDHMKRCHDQGGIVFIIIKFSLYDETYLMPIGHFLPFWEAFLNGGRKSIRYTDIKDASLLLKQGMNPRIGYLDAVDEFYFENGE; this comes from the coding sequence ATGAAATATCCCAAGGGCATCAAACCGCAGCCAAAAGGTTCTGCTCGCAGGACCCGCACGCTGGATGGTAAAGTGAAATATGGCTCCAGGGGAATGACGCTGGAGAAGGACCTGGACCAGACGAACGCCTACTATCTGGAGACGGGGCGCGCCGTCATACACAAGAAACCGACGCCGGTCCAGATCGTCAATGTGGACTACCCCTCAAGAAGAAAGGCGAAAATTGATGAAGCCTATTTCAAAGTTCCCTCGACAAGCGACTACAACGGCATATACAGGGGCAGATATATAGATTTTGAAGCGAAGGAAACGCGCAACGACAAGCGCTTCCCCTTCATAAACATACATGAACACCAGGTGGACCATATGAAGCGCTGCCATGACCAGGGGGGCATCGTGTTCATCATCATCAAGTTTTCATTATATGATGAAACCTACCTGATGCCGATCGGACATTTCCTCCCCTTCTGGGAAGCATTCCTCAACGGGGGCAGGAAATCCATCAGATACACGGACATAAAAGATGCGAGCCTGCTGCTGAAGCAGGGGATGAACCCGCGGATAGGCTACCTTGACGCAGTCGACGAATTTTATTTCGAGAATGGAGAATAG
- a CDS encoding SLOG family protein, whose amino-acid sequence MKTLIAGYRPYELGIFKDTQPEAEVLKQFMREKVRTYAETGTEWFIIQGYTGIEFYAAEAIMELQEEYGFKYCVLKPFHKFDDRYKEEDQLKLNRILEASDFHNFIFDREYESPKMFRMINRFLIEHSDQALVVFDEEVESKTRFIYEQMLEFQENNPYNIERIQFDEINAFIDSAYER is encoded by the coding sequence ATGAAGACGCTGATTGCGGGATACCGCCCATACGAGCTCGGCATCTTCAAGGATACGCAGCCCGAAGCCGAAGTACTGAAGCAGTTCATGCGGGAGAAGGTGCGGACCTATGCCGAGACGGGTACGGAATGGTTCATCATACAAGGGTATACAGGCATCGAATTCTACGCGGCTGAAGCCATCATGGAACTTCAGGAGGAGTACGGCTTCAAATATTGTGTGCTGAAGCCCTTCCACAAGTTTGACGACAGGTACAAGGAGGAGGACCAGCTGAAGCTGAACCGCATCCTCGAAGCCAGCGACTTCCACAACTTCATCTTCGATCGGGAATATGAGTCGCCGAAGATGTTCAGGATGATCAACCGGTTCCTGATCGAGCATTCCGACCAGGCGCTCGTCGTGTTCGATGAGGAGGTGGAGTCGAAAACCCGTTTTATATACGAGCAAATGCTTGAATTCCAGGAGAATAATCCGTATAATATTGAAAGAATACAATTTGACGAAATCAATGCTTTCATAGATTCCGCTTATGAGAGGTGA
- a CDS encoding transglycosylase domain-containing protein → MEQNYKRTKRKNAGNGTPKKGGQRSRASLIKRVLLWMVLIGLIFLVVGSFLFAYYASKSPAFSEEKLKDPIPAKIYDKDDELVTTLYGGQKRELTDIDETPEHVTDAILAVEDNRFYEHGAIDFVRLGAAVLNNVTDGFGSQGASTITQQVVKRVFLTEEKTLERKAQEAYLAYRLEQEYSKDEILEMYMNKIYYSDGIYGIRTASLYYFDKELEALNLAETAYLAGLPQLPNRYNLYVDPELGTRRAHTVLNLMLHHERITEAEYNEAINTDITANLVARSEDERASNEPEDPEYASYINVVKQELQTNDKFRNMELGEALASGLSIYTNMDSGVQSQLQTMVNDRDYYYNPKFKSEHFNLASTILDTETGNLVAISGGRDYREVVMHNQALVERNVGSTMKPFLAYGPAIEHLEWRTDQTIEDEAEYQPEGFDNEIYNYDMQDHGEVTMRDALRQSLNIPAVKTFETVMEEEGENTPEEFAESVGLDYSTEEEEDLPLTFNDVLGGGDHSRFTPLQMAEAYATLGNGGTYNEAQAIRHVVTDEGETVEFEHESEKAMEDYTAYMLTDMLKGTFEPYGSADYIPMNGLNIAAKTGTTSYGDELKEEYNLPDNAAKDAWIVGYTPEYTMSLWTGFTANEEGGDTSFVGADEHITPQWFFRDIMQSISTYNGQDFERPDSVVEVNGDELSVRGSESLQTYENEQRQQRNTQRQQPEEDIDEPNQVITEEPEETTETEPATEEQPEEETTEEPTEEEAPTIEETEEPTEAPTEEETEPATEEAPTTEETEEAETDEPASEETTEEPAEEPVEEETDEAA, encoded by the coding sequence ATGGAACAGAACTATAAAAGAACCAAAAGGAAGAATGCGGGAAACGGCACTCCCAAAAAAGGGGGGCAGCGTTCCAGAGCCTCCCTCATCAAGCGCGTATTACTGTGGATGGTTCTCATCGGTCTGATTTTCCTTGTCGTCGGTTCATTCCTGTTTGCGTACTATGCATCCAAGTCCCCGGCCTTCAGTGAGGAGAAGCTGAAGGACCCGATTCCGGCAAAGATCTACGACAAGGATGATGAACTTGTCACCACGCTATACGGAGGACAGAAAAGGGAACTGACAGATATTGACGAAACGCCCGAACACGTCACGGATGCCATCCTTGCTGTGGAGGACAACCGCTTCTACGAGCATGGTGCCATCGACTTTGTGAGGCTCGGCGCAGCAGTGCTCAACAACGTCACCGATGGATTCGGCAGCCAGGGAGCCAGTACGATCACCCAGCAGGTCGTCAAGCGGGTCTTCCTCACGGAGGAAAAGACGCTCGAGCGGAAAGCACAGGAAGCCTACCTCGCCTATCGTCTTGAGCAGGAGTATTCCAAGGATGAGATCCTTGAGATGTACATGAACAAAATCTACTACTCAGATGGCATATACGGTATCCGGACGGCCAGCCTCTATTATTTCGACAAGGAGCTCGAAGCGTTGAACCTGGCAGAAACCGCATATCTGGCCGGCCTCCCGCAGCTGCCGAACAGGTACAATTTGTATGTCGATCCGGAACTCGGCACCAGGCGTGCCCATACCGTATTGAACCTGATGCTGCATCATGAACGCATCACGGAAGCAGAATACAATGAAGCAATCAACACGGATATTACTGCCAACCTGGTTGCGCGTTCCGAGGACGAACGGGCATCGAACGAACCGGAGGATCCGGAATACGCCTCCTACATCAACGTCGTGAAACAGGAGCTCCAGACGAACGACAAGTTCAGGAACATGGAGCTTGGGGAGGCCCTGGCAAGCGGCCTATCCATCTATACCAATATGGACAGCGGTGTCCAGAGTCAGCTCCAGACGATGGTCAACGACAGGGACTACTACTACAATCCGAAGTTCAAAAGCGAGCATTTCAACCTCGCCTCGACCATCCTCGATACGGAGACCGGCAATCTCGTTGCCATCTCCGGCGGCCGCGACTACCGCGAAGTGGTCATGCACAACCAGGCCCTGGTCGAAAGGAACGTCGGATCGACCATGAAGCCTTTCCTCGCCTATGGACCCGCCATCGAACATCTCGAGTGGCGGACGGACCAGACAATTGAAGACGAGGCCGAATATCAGCCTGAAGGATTCGATAATGAAATCTACAACTATGACATGCAGGACCATGGGGAAGTGACCATGCGCGACGCCCTGAGACAGAGCCTCAACATTCCCGCAGTCAAGACATTCGAGACCGTGATGGAGGAAGAGGGCGAGAACACGCCGGAGGAATTTGCAGAGAGCGTGGGCCTGGACTACAGCACTGAAGAGGAGGAGGACCTTCCACTGACCTTCAATGATGTGCTCGGCGGCGGCGACCATTCCCGGTTCACTCCGTTGCAGATGGCCGAGGCCTATGCCACACTCGGCAATGGCGGCACGTATAATGAAGCCCAGGCGATCCGCCACGTAGTGACGGATGAAGGCGAAACGGTCGAATTCGAGCACGAATCGGAAAAGGCGATGGAGGACTACACCGCCTATATGCTGACGGATATGCTGAAGGGCACATTCGAACCGTACGGCAGCGCCGACTATATTCCGATGAATGGACTGAACATCGCAGCAAAGACCGGTACGACGTCCTATGGCGATGAGCTCAAGGAGGAATACAATCTTCCCGATAATGCAGCCAAGGATGCCTGGATCGTGGGCTATACCCCTGAATACACGATGAGCCTGTGGACTGGGTTCACGGCAAACGAGGAAGGCGGGGATACTTCATTCGTCGGGGCGGATGAACACATCACGCCGCAATGGTTCTTCAGGGACATCATGCAGTCGATCAGCACCTACAACGGCCAGGACTTCGAACGTCCTGACAGTGTGGTTGAGGTCAACGGTGATGAACTTTCTGTAAGAGGCAGTGAAAGCCTGCAGACATATGAAAATGAACAGCGTCAGCAGCGCAATACCCAACGCCAGCAGCCGGAGGAAGACATCGATGAGCCGAACCAGGTGATTACCGAAGAGCCTGAAGAGACGACCGAGACAGAACCCGCCACCGAAGAGCAGCCTGAAGAAGAGACGACCGAGGAACCAACTGAGGAAGAGGCCCCAACCATTGAGGAAACCGAAGAACCAACTGAAGCGCCGACGGAGGAAGAGACAGAACCTGCCACCGAAGAGGCGCCGACCACAGAAGAAACCGAAGAAGCCGAGACTGATGAGCCGGCTTCTGAAGAGACGACCGAGGAACCGGCCGAGGAACCGGTTGAGGAAGAGACAGATGAAGCTGCATAA
- the gpsB gene encoding cell division regulator GpsB, with translation MNEYTLKLSAKDIFEKEFEKSLRGFKPIEVDSFLDDVISDYQKMADMNNNLKRLEEENARLKKEVEELRIRVATKSRSVDNQAQTNQIDILKRLSNLEKKVFGQSKVN, from the coding sequence ATGAACGAATATACGCTGAAGCTTTCGGCAAAAGATATATTCGAAAAAGAGTTCGAGAAGTCCCTTAGAGGTTTCAAGCCCATTGAAGTAGATAGTTTCCTTGATGATGTCATCAGCGACTATCAAAAAATGGCTGACATGAACAACAATCTCAAAAGACTCGAGGAAGAGAACGCGCGGCTGAAGAAGGAAGTTGAAGAACTCCGGATTCGCGTGGCGACGAAATCGAGGTCCGTGGACAACCAGGCACAGACAAATCAGATAGACATCCTGAAACGGTTGAGCAATCTGGAGAAGAAGGTGTTTGGTCAGTCCAAGGTCAATTAG
- the nth gene encoding endonuclease III: MISKKKTVDMIDKIDTMFPDAECELVHQNPFELTIAVLLSAQCTDNLVNRVTRDLFMKYRTPEDYLAVDLPELENDIRSIGLFRNKAKNIQKLCRDVIDRFDGEIPSNYEDLVSLAGVGRKTANVVLSVAFDVPRIAVDTHVERVSKRLGIARYKDSVLEVERTLMQKVPEERWSKTHHQLIFFGRYHCTARNPKCETCLLLEDCREGQKRMKRKDVQ; the protein is encoded by the coding sequence TTGATCAGTAAAAAGAAGACCGTCGATATGATCGACAAGATAGATACGATGTTCCCCGATGCGGAATGCGAACTGGTGCACCAGAATCCATTCGAACTGACCATTGCAGTGCTGCTGTCCGCACAATGTACCGACAACCTTGTAAACAGAGTGACCCGGGACCTCTTCATGAAATACAGGACGCCGGAGGATTATCTGGCCGTGGATCTGCCGGAACTTGAGAATGATATCCGTTCCATCGGCCTGTTCAGGAACAAGGCCAAAAATATACAGAAATTGTGCAGGGATGTCATTGACCGTTTCGACGGCGAAATTCCCAGCAACTATGAGGATCTGGTGAGCCTTGCGGGAGTGGGGCGGAAGACCGCCAATGTGGTTCTTTCCGTGGCTTTCGATGTTCCGAGAATCGCCGTGGACACCCATGTCGAACGTGTATCGAAGAGGCTTGGGATCGCCCGGTACAAGGATTCCGTGCTGGAAGTGGAGAGGACGCTGATGCAGAAGGTGCCTGAAGAAAGGTGGAGCAAGACCCACCATCAGCTGATCTTCTTCGGCCGCTACCACTGCACAGCCAGAAACCCCAAATGTGAAACCTGCCTGCTGCTTGAAGACTGCAGGGAAGGGCAGAAGCGCATGAAGCGGAAGGATGTCCAATGA
- the asnS gene encoding asparagine--tRNA ligase codes for MKISINQAPKYEGQQVTIGCWLLQKRGSGKIQFLQLRDGTGFMQGIVVKENDADLFDKAKGLTQETSMYVSGTIKADDRSDFGYEMEVDGIDIIHASEGYPITPKAHGPEFLMDNRHLWLRSKKQHAVMNIRNQIIRSTHDFFFENGYKKIDPPILTSSSPEGTTELFHTKYFDEDAYLSQSGQLYAEAAAMAHGKVFSFGPTFRAEKSKTRRHLIEFWMIEPEMAFYNHEDSLKVQEQYVEYLVQQVLENCRLDLGILDRDTSVLEKIRAPFPRITYTEAVELLQEKGFDDIEWGEDFGAPHETEIANHFDKPVFITNYPKEIKSFYMEENPEDPRTVLCADLIAPEGYGEIIGGSERIHDYDILKQKIVDSGLDLEAYEWYLDLRRYGSVPHSGFGLGLERTVAWLSGVQHVRETAPFPRLLNRLYP; via the coding sequence ATGAAGATTTCAATCAACCAGGCGCCCAAATATGAAGGCCAGCAAGTGACGATCGGCTGCTGGCTCCTGCAGAAACGCGGCAGCGGAAAAATCCAGTTCCTGCAGCTCAGGGACGGCACCGGCTTCATGCAGGGCATCGTCGTAAAGGAAAATGATGCAGACCTGTTCGACAAGGCGAAAGGACTGACACAGGAGACGTCCATGTATGTCTCGGGAACGATCAAAGCGGATGACCGTTCCGATTTCGGTTATGAGATGGAAGTCGACGGCATAGACATCATCCATGCTTCGGAAGGATATCCGATCACACCGAAAGCCCACGGTCCTGAATTCCTCATGGACAACAGGCACCTGTGGCTGCGTTCCAAGAAGCAGCACGCAGTCATGAACATCAGGAACCAGATCATCAGAAGTACGCATGACTTCTTCTTTGAAAACGGCTATAAGAAGATCGATCCGCCGATCCTGACGAGTAGCTCCCCGGAAGGGACGACAGAGCTTTTCCATACAAAATACTTTGATGAGGATGCATACCTTTCACAGAGCGGCCAGCTGTATGCAGAAGCGGCTGCCATGGCACACGGCAAGGTCTTCTCATTCGGTCCGACATTCCGTGCGGAGAAATCCAAAACGAGGAGGCATCTGATCGAATTCTGGATGATAGAGCCGGAGATGGCATTCTACAACCATGAGGACAGCCTCAAAGTGCAGGAGCAGTATGTCGAATACCTCGTACAGCAGGTGCTCGAAAATTGCAGGCTCGACCTCGGCATATTGGATCGCGATACAAGCGTCCTCGAGAAAATCCGGGCACCTTTCCCGCGCATCACATATACGGAAGCCGTGGAACTGCTGCAGGAGAAAGGCTTCGATGATATAGAGTGGGGCGAGGACTTCGGTGCACCCCATGAAACCGAAATCGCGAACCATTTCGACAAGCCCGTCTTCATCACGAACTATCCAAAGGAGATCAAGTCCTTCTACATGGAGGAGAATCCGGAGGATCCACGCACCGTCCTGTGCGCAGATCTGATCGCCCCTGAAGGGTACGGCGAGATTATCGGCGGCAGTGAAAGGATCCATGACTACGACATCCTCAAACAGAAGATTGTCGACAGTGGTCTCGATCTTGAGGCCTATGAATGGTATCTCGACCTCAGGAGATACGGCAGCGTACCGCATTCCGGATTCGGTCTGGGGCTGGAACGTACTGTCGCATGGCTGAGCGGCGTGCAGCATGTCAGGGAGACGGCACCATTCCCCCGCCTGCTCAACAGATTATATCCATAG